The Terriglobia bacterium genome includes the window AGCGGCGCAAAATTTGCAAGGGCACCCCACGGGCTAAGGTAGTAAAGCCATTATTGGCGGTTCCCCGGTACAATCGCAAGCGAAATATGGTGAAACGGCGAAGATCCACCGGCGTCAAATTGCTGCAGTGGGTGTTTATCATTGCGATTGTTGCGGCCGCGGTGCGGCTGGGATTCGTGATTTATGAGCGCATGCAGCCCGCCGCCAAGAAGCCCGCAACCACGGCGGTGCCGCTGAACCGCGAGGCTTATGTTGTCCCGAAAAAGCTCCATGCCTACGACCTGGCGTCGGCGCGCCAGGTAACCAAGCAGCCGGTCTGGGTGCAAGAGGGCTATCGCTACACCTACTATCCGTATGATCGGGTGCATCGTCGCGCCGACTTCGCGCACGAAAAGGGGCTGCTCGGCCCGATCGAGGAGTTGCACATCACGGACGTCGTTGCGCAGCCCACGCCGGGGCGCGCCAACCACCACCAGATTGCCGCGATATTCGAAATGGGTGGCCGCAGCTACGCCGTGCCCATCGGCACCGAATCCGGCGGCTCGTTCCAAATCTATGCTGACGAGATGTTTTTCTACGAAGATCCGCACCAGCTCTACCATTTCTGGCCGGCGGAAGTGTGGGAGGCGATCCGCAACCACCAGGTCAAGCCCGGCATGAACGAAATCCAGGCGGACTTCGCAGTCGGCATGGGAGTGCCGCAGCCAGCAGGCGCAGACCCTGACGAGAAGGTGGTCAAGTACGCCAACGGTGGTCACCTGCTGAGCGTCACCTATCGCCACGGACGCGCCGCGAAGATCGCGGAAAAGGATTAACTCCGCTTTCCGCGCAATGCCTGACGTTGTCTACTTATCGCTGGTGAACAATCCATTTCCCTTCGGCGCGCAGTTTTTCGCAACACTGCGGACAGATTCCGTGGGTGACGGTAGCGTCGGAGTGTTCGGCCAGATACGTTTCCAACTGCTCCCAGTAGTTTTGGTCGTTGCGGATGCGTTTGCACCAGGAACAGATCGGCAACAGCCCTTCCAGGCGGCGGACACAGGCCAGCGCTTCCTGCAGTTCGGCAACGTGCTCTGCCAGGGCTTGTTGGAGTTGCAGCACGCGCCGCCCGACGGCGATACGGGCACGCAGTTCATCGGCATCGAACGGCTTGGTAATGTAGTCGTCCGCGCCCGCATCAAAACCCGCCAGCACGTCCGCTCCACTCTTGCGCGTGGCGGTGATCAGCAGCAGATACATCGGCGTATCGGGCAACTGCCGGGCTTTTCGACAGATGTCGGTCCCCTGCATCCCCGGCATCTGCCAGTCCAGCACCGCCAGCCGCGGCCCATCATCCCGGCGGAGAGCCTCCCATGCCTCCGCACCGTCGCGTGCCGTGACCACCTCGTATTCGACGGCCAACAGCCGCTCCAGCAGATGGAGGACTACCGGATCATCCTCAGCGACCAATACTTTCATATGGCACCTTGCAGAATTCTTCCAGCGCTTGTCGGAGGCAAGCAAGCTCTCGTTCCACGTCAGCGACGGCTCGGCTCATGCGCACCAAGTCTGGCTGGCGGAGGTTGTCCTCCAGCTTCACGAGCGCCGACAAGGTTTGTCCGGCGCCGAGACATCCGACCCCGCCCTGGAGGCGATGTGCGATTCGCCCCAGCATCCCGGCATCGCGCTCGGCCAAAGCCCGGCGCATATCCGAGGCCGCCTTGGGATACTCCTGAAGAAAAATTGCCGCTGTCTCGCGCAGTAGTTGTTCGTCCCCTCCGATGCGGGACAATGCTTGAGATTTGTCCCAAGCCCGAGTGGGATGGGGTGGTTGTGCTCGCACTCCCTCCAAGACCTGCTGGACCTTGCTGAAGTTCACCGGTTTGGAAATATATCCGTCCATACCAGCGGCCAGGCAACGCTCCTCATCGCCTTTCATGGCGTGAGCCGTCATGGCGTAGACGGGCAGATGGACGCCGCTGACTTTTTCACGTTCGCGGATGGCCGCGGTGGCGGCAAAGCCGTCCATCTCGGGCATCTGGACATCCATGAAGACCAGATCGAAACGGCCGGTTTCAGCGAGCGACACCGCCTCCCGGCCGGTGCGCGCCAGTTCCGGAGCGTGCCCCTGCTTTTGCAGAACTCGGAGAATCAGCGTCTGGTTGACAGGATTGTCCTCAGCGACCAGGATACGCAGACCTGGCTGATCTTCGCGCAGGGTGTGCCGCGTCACCAACGGACGCTTTACCTCCGGAGACTGTCCCAGCACCGACAATAAGGCCTGCATCAGGTCCTTGATTTCAATCGGTTTCACCAGGTAAGCGGCAATGCCGAGCTGCCGGCAACGCTCGGCGTCGCCACGCTGCCCGGAGGAGGTCAGCATCATGATGACCGCTCCCGCCATTCGCGGATCATGCTGCAGCCGCTCTGCCAAGGCGAATCCGTCCATGCCAGGCATACGCGCGTCAATCAGGGCAACCCGAAAACGCTTGCCTTGCTGCAGGGTAGCTTCCACCTCCTGAAGTGCCGCTTCGCTGTCGCTGACCGCAGACGGCACCATGCCCCAATCGCGGGTCGCGTGCACGAGAATTTCGCGGTTGGTTGAGTTATCGTCCACGACCAGCACCATTACTCCCACCAGAATTTCCGGTTTGGCGGGTAACGGTTTTGACGTCTCCGGGGCGACCGTCACCGCAATCGTGAATTGAAAGCAGCTTCCCTGGCCCGGCGCGCTTTGCACCGCAACCTGGCCGCCCATTAAGTCGATTAACTGCGCCGAGATCGGCAGCCCCAACCCGGTGCCGCCGTAGGTGCGCGTGGTACTGGCATCGCCTTGGACAAAGGGCTTGAAGATGCTGGCCTGCTTTTCCGGCGAAATTCCGATCCCGGTATCCCGGATCGCGAAATTCAGACTGGTCTTGCCGTCGTCGCGGGATGCCGCATTCAAGGTCAACACGACCTCTCCCTGGACTGTGAACTTAATCGCATTGCCGATGAGGTTGGTCAGAATCTGGCGCAGGCGGACCGGATCGCCGACCACCCGCTGGGGCACCTCCGACCCCACCTGGTAGGCCAACTCGAGCCCTTTTTCATGGGCTCGCACCGCCAGGGCTTTGACCGTTTCCCCCACACAATCCTGCAAATTGAACTCGATCAGTTCCAGGTCCAGTTTGCCGGCTTCCACCTTGGAAAAATCGAGAATGTCGTTGAGCACACGCAACAGCGACTCCCCCGAGGACTTCACGGCCAGTAAGTACTCCTGCTGTTCACGGGTCAGATTCGTGTCCAGGGCAAGCTCGGTCATGCCCAGGATGCCGTTCATGGGGGTGCGGATCTCATGGCTCATGTTGGCCAGGAATTCGCTCTTCACCTGGCTGGCAGCCTCGGCGGCCGCTCTGGCGCCGCGCACCTCTTCCAGCACTCGCCGGCGCTCGGTGACGTCCTCCGCAATGCCGACGGCGCGCAGAAATTTGCCTCCGGGATCGCAGACGGGAAAACTGCGCGCATGGATCCAACGAAGCTCGCCATCCGGTCGAATCACGCGGAATTCCGACTCCACCGGAGCTCCGGTCAAACAGCGGCGAAATACCTCGACGGCGTTCTCGCGGTCCTCCGGGTGGACAGAATCGGTCCATGCGTTGGCCCGTTCATAGAGCTCATCGCGGGACCTGCCCCAGACTTGCTGGTACGCGGGGCTGGTGTAAATCATTCTTGGCGGTTCCGCGGCCACAATGAAGAAGACCTCGTGTATGTTCTCCGCTAATTGCCGGAACTGCTCCTCGCTTTCCCGCAAAGCGGCTTCGACACGCTTGCGCTCGGTGATGTCGCGGGCAATGGCCAGCACCGCCGGCTCACCCTCGAAATTGAACCGCCTTGCGCTGAGCTCGACGCTGATGCGGTGGCCGTCCTTGGCCACTTGCAGCGTTTCGAACAGGACGGGCTCGCCGGCTGCCAGGCGCGCCATCACGGAGGCTCGCTGCGATAAGAACTCCGGCGCATCGATATCTTCGGGGGACAATTGCAGCAGTTCCGCTCGGCTGTAGCCCAGGCGGCGACAAGCCACATCATTGACTTGCTTGAATCGGGCCGGCATCCCATCTTGCGAGATGCTGGTCACGAACGCGGCGTCATTGATGTTTTCGAAGAGGGTGCGATACTGCAGTTCGGCCCGTTTCCGCTGGGTGATGTCCGTCATGGCCCCGACCATTCGTAGCGGACGCCCATCGGCATTGCGGCTCACATGGCCGCGATCGAGCACGTCGGCATACGAACCGTCGCGACGAAGGAAGCGGTACTCATCCACCCAACTGACTTGGCCACCTTCGATGGCGCGCGTAATGCTTTGAACGACCCGCTCCCGGTCGTCGGGATGGATGTGGCTTTTCCAGCCCTCGACTCCCGGCTCAATCTCATTGGGAGCGTACCCAAAAGTGGTTTGCAGGTTCTCGTTCCACCATCCTTTCCCGGTGACAAGGTCCCAGTCCCATATCCCGTCGTTGGTGGCTCGCGACACCAGCCGGAATCTCTCTTCGCTGGCTTGCAGGGCCTCTTGCACGCGGGTGTTCTTCGACAGCAAATGGTCCAGCCACAAGCCTCCTCCGACGCTGCATACAATCGCCAGGAACATCGCTGCCAGCACCTCCAACATGGAACTGCGCGCCAGCCCGGCGTTGATCTCGAGGTGCTGCTTCGCTTCTTCGACTTCTATGCTTACCAGCTTGTCGATGGCAGCCAGGTGAGAGGCGACCACCAGGTTGTAGGGCTCACTGTGCAGGATGCGCCAGCCATCCTGTCGGCGGTTTGTTTTTGACAGTGTGCGCAGTTGCGCCACGTTATCGAGATAGCTCTTTCGGGTTTCCTCGAATTGCTGGAGAGCGATCTTCTCTTCCGGAATCAGTGGGGTGTTTGCGTATGCTCCTAATAACTTGTCGATCTCGCCCGATAGCTCATCGAGTTGCCGGTCATAGTTGGCGGCAGCGGGCTTTCCCTCCGCTTCCAGCAAGTCTCTGGAGGCGATGCGCATTCTCAGGAAAAGAGCCGTGACTTGCGAGAGGGTGGTCAGGGGAACCGTGCCGTCGTAAAAGAGGTCCTGATCGCCGGCCGCCATCCTGCGCATATTCATAACGGCGGTGGTGCCGACCACGAGGGGAACAACAACCGCGAGAATCACGCCGGTTACGATTCTTGCTTTTAGACTCACAAAGTCACCGCTTTCATCGGCGGGTCAAATGTGCCCTTCCCGGGACTTGCCGCGCACGCGCTGACTAAAATTGGCTGGTCTCAAACCCGTTCCGTGCAAAGCCGCGCCTTCAAGATCGCTTGCAAGCGCTCAAAATTCGGCGGCTTGGACATGAATTCATCCGCGCCCAAAGCCTTCACCGATTCCACCACGTCGGGTTCGTTGCTTCCGGTGATGACGATGATGGGAACCTGGCTGGTCTTAGGCGAGTTCTTCAACTGGCGGAGGACTTGCCGTCCGGTACCGCCCGGCATGTTCACGTCCAGCAGAATGGCATCAGGCGGGTTGCGCAGAGCCGTCACGATGGCCTGCATGGCGTCGTACACGATAACTACTCTGTACCCGGCCTTCTTCAGCCGCACGCTGATCACCTGCACCAGCACGCGGTCATCGTCCGCGATCAGAATGGTCATGACGCCACGTCACGTTTTCCCGCCGTGAAGCATCGAGAGCAGCAAAGAACGCAATTTGTCGAGCTCCGCCGCCAGAACGCCGCAGGCGCTCTTAGCATGGGCCAAATCGCGACTTCGGCCCATCGTTTCCAGGACCAGCGCAGCGTCCTCGACGCCGGCAGTAAAAAAGTTTCTGGCCGCGCCGCGCAGTGCATGGGCCGCCAGTTCGACACGCTCGCCATCGGCCACGGCAACCGCATCTCGGATCTCTTTCAACAATTGCGGAGCACTTTCGAGGAACAGATTGACAATGTCGCGCAGCAGGTCCAGGTCGTCACCCACGTGACGCATGAGCGCCGCTCGGTTAAAACCCACATCCTGGTCATGGCGAGAATCTTTTTGTACCGGCAAAGCAACCTCACCTTCCCGAGCTGATCGAGCCTTCCCCCGGAAGCTGCCCGGCTGGGCTTTCGACCGGCGCCGGAGCTGCGTTATCCAACACCCGCCGAATTGCGGCCGCGATCTCTTCCCGCGTGAAAGGCTTGTGCACGAAGGCAGCGTCCGACGCCATGAGATCGTTTCGCGTAATCACCTCATTGGTGTAGCCGGACATGTAGATGACCTTGATTCCGGGCCGAAGCGCCGTCAACCGCTCTACCAATTCTCGACCCGACATGCTCGGCATGGTCACATCCGTCAGCAGAAGATCGATGGGGTTGGAGGTTTGCTGTGCGCGCTCCAGAGCCTTGGCGCCGCTGTCAGCGCTGATGACGATGTAGCCCATGGAGTGGAGCAGTTCGCTGACGAGTTCCCGGAGTGGATCCTCATCTTCGGCTAGCAGGATGGTTTCGGTTCCGCCGACGAGGTCTCCGGCAGCAAACGGCACGGCCGTTACTGCCGCGGTCATGACTTTGGGAAAGTAAAGCATGAAAGTTGTGCCCAATCCGACCTCGCTGTAAACCTCGATGAAGCCTCGCGATTGTTGGACGAAGTTGTACACGATCGCCAGGCCCAGTCCGGTGCCTTTGCCCGACTCCTTGGTGGTGAAGAAGGGTTCAAAAATCCGGCTCTTCGTCACTTCATTCATACCCACGCCGGTGTCGCTGAGGGTGAGTACGACGTAATCCCCGGAGGCCGCAGGGAGATGAGCGTGGGCGTCGGAATCGGCCAGTTTGATTTCGGACGTCTCAATCACGAGACTTCCCCCGTTGGGCATGGCGTCGCGCGCGTTGACGGCGAGGTTCATCAAGGTTTGTTCGACTTGCGCCTGGTCGGTGCGGATTCGTTGCGGGGATGGACCCAGTTTGATCACCAGTTGGGTGTCTTCTCCGAGGATGCGCTTCAGCAATTTAGCGGTCTCTTTCACCACCTCGCTGAGGTCGAACACAGTTTCCTGGAGCACCTGTTTTCTGCTGAAGCTGAGCAATCGCCGGGTCAACTCAGCCGCGCGACCGGCGGCCATTCTGATCTGTTCGATCCGCGGTGTCTGTTTTTCCAGCGATTCGGAGGGTTCCAAGAGGAGCTCGGCATTGCCGAGGATGACGGCCAGCAGGTTATTGAAATCGTGCGCGACCCCGCCCGCCAGTCTGCCAACCGCTTCCATCTTCTGCGACTGGCGCAGTTCGGCCTCGAGGGTGCGACGTGCCGTCATGTCTTCGGCAATCACCTCGTAGTACTGGACCTGCCCTGCCTGGTCCCGTACCGCCCGGCCGTTGGTCCGCACCAGAACCGTGCCTCCGCCCTTCTTCTTCCAGCACAGGTCCTCACAACTATGTGACATCTCTTCTCGATATTGTTGGAGCACGGCGGCGCGATCGGCGGGCTGGAGATAAACGTCGGTGGCGAGGTTCAGCGCCAGCACCTCTTGCTTGCCGGCATAGCCGAGCATGGCAACCAGAGCGGGATTCACATCCAGGAATTGTCCTTCGGGCGTAGATCGAAAAATGCCATAGGTGGCGTTCTCGACCAGTTCCCAGTACTTCCGCTCCGATTGGTGGATGGCCTGCTCGGCCTCGGTTTTTGCGGTGACATCGCGCACCACATGAACACAGCCTCGCAGCGTGCCGGCGGCATTCCTGACCGGGGTCGAGGAAGCCTCCAGGACTGTGCCGCGGCCATCCCGGGTTGGCGGTTGAGGCTGCGACACGGTGAACCGCCACTCATGCAGGCACCCTAGCATTGGCCGCACGATGCCGGCCAGCACCTCATAACAGTGGTGGCCGATGATTTCGGAGAAGGGCAACCCCAGCAGCCCGGTGACAGCCTGGTTGGCCCGCCGTATTCGACACTCTGCATCCACCAGGATGACGGCATCGGGAACGGTGTCGAAGGTCAGTTCCCACTCCCGTTTTGCGCACAGCAGTTTTTCCTGTAAGGCGCGCTCTTGCTGGCGGTGAGCTTGCTCGCGCAGCGTCTGCCCAATTACCAATGGCAATCTCTCGAGCCGATGCTTGAGGACGTAGTCCGCAGCCCCCCGCTTGATGTACTCCACCGCTGCTTCGTCGCCCAAGGTGGCGGTCACCACGACAAACGGGGTCTGCTTGCCGGTGCGTCGCAGCACCTCCAGCGCATCCATGCCCGTCCAGGTGAGGAGATTGTGGTCGCTCAGAACAATGTCGTAATCCTGGGCGCGCAGGCGCTTCTCGAAATCGTGCGGGCCGCATACGATATCGAAACTGAGCCGATAGCCGGTCCGCTGCAACACCGCCAGCATGAGTTCCGCATCCACCCGCGAATCCTCCACCACCAACACCTGCAGGGTTCGGCTAAGCGGCAGGGCGTCGTTCTCGATTTCCGGTTTTGCGGTGGAAGACATGCGACACTCCACGGCGCGGGCGCTTGCCGAAGGCAAATCGCCGACAACGCCAATACCTCTTCTCTGATTTACCGCATCTGGATTGGCAACGGTGGGGAAATGCGCCTGCTGAGGCGAATCGTCGTGTCGTATTGGGCCTCGGCCCGTTTTGACAATCGTGGTCTGTCCCCTGGCTTCTGTGCGTTTCAAACTGGCACCGCGCCCACGGTGAAATCCCGATTCCGTTTCGCGAAGCGTTTTGCGTTGTAATCATCGGCTCTGCCGCCCAACACTGTGCAGGGAACGCAAAGTGAACGCGGGGATATTCAAGGTGGTTATGGTAGCGATGCCGGCCGGCTCGCTGCCGTGGCTGGTAAGTCTGGCCGCTGAGTTATCCGTGCGTGAGGTGCCGCATGAAATCGCAGTCGCCGGTTGAAATTCTTCTGGTGGAAGACGATCCCAGGGATGTCGAACTCACCAAGCACGCGCTGCAAAGGGATAATCTCTGCAACAACATCCATGTGGCGGGGGACGGAGAGGAGGCCTTGGACTTTCTCTTTGGCCGCGGCGTCTATGACAACCGGCAGAATGGGCCGAATCCCTATCTCGTTCTGCTCGATCTCAGGCTGCCCAAGATCGATGGCCTGGAGGTCTTACGAGAGATAAAGAACAATCCGCGGACCCGGATGGTCCCGGTGATCGTACTTACTTCCTCGCGAGAGCAGAAAGACCTGGTGGAAAGCTATCGGCTGGGAGTCAACAGCTACATCCAGAAACCGGTTGATTTTCTGCAATTCCAATTTGCCGTGAGACAAGTGGGCCTGTACTGGTTGCT containing:
- a CDS encoding response regulator is translated as MTILIADDDRVLVQVISVRLKKAGYRVVIVYDAMQAIVTALRNPPDAILLDVNMPGGTGRQVLRQLKNSPKTSQVPIIVITGSNEPDVVESVKALGADEFMSKPPNFERLQAILKARLCTERV
- a CDS encoding Hpt domain-containing protein, which encodes MPVQKDSRHDQDVGFNRAALMRHVGDDLDLLRDIVNLFLESAPQLLKEIRDAVAVADGERVELAAHALRGAARNFFTAGVEDAALVLETMGRSRDLAHAKSACGVLAAELDKLRSLLLSMLHGGKT
- a CDS encoding response regulator — encoded protein: MKSQSPVEILLVEDDPRDVELTKHALQRDNLCNNIHVAGDGEEALDFLFGRGVYDNRQNGPNPYLVLLDLRLPKIDGLEVLREIKNNPRTRMVPVIVLTSSREQKDLVESYRLGVNSYIQKPVDFLQFQFAVRQVGLYWLLLNRAPAAEVIVEAKR
- a CDS encoding PAS domain S-box protein translates to MSLKARIVTGVILAVVVPLVVGTTAVMNMRRMAAGDQDLFYDGTVPLTTLSQVTALFLRMRIASRDLLEAEGKPAAANYDRQLDELSGEIDKLLGAYANTPLIPEEKIALQQFEETRKSYLDNVAQLRTLSKTNRRQDGWRILHSEPYNLVVASHLAAIDKLVSIEVEEAKQHLEINAGLARSSMLEVLAAMFLAIVCSVGGGLWLDHLLSKNTRVQEALQASEERFRLVSRATNDGIWDWDLVTGKGWWNENLQTTFGYAPNEIEPGVEGWKSHIHPDDRERVVQSITRAIEGGQVSWVDEYRFLRRDGSYADVLDRGHVSRNADGRPLRMVGAMTDITQRKRAELQYRTLFENINDAAFVTSISQDGMPARFKQVNDVACRRLGYSRAELLQLSPEDIDAPEFLSQRASVMARLAAGEPVLFETLQVAKDGHRISVELSARRFNFEGEPAVLAIARDITERKRVEAALRESEEQFRQLAENIHEVFFIVAAEPPRMIYTSPAYQQVWGRSRDELYERANAWTDSVHPEDRENAVEVFRRCLTGAPVESEFRVIRPDGELRWIHARSFPVCDPGGKFLRAVGIAEDVTERRRVLEEVRGARAAAEAASQVKSEFLANMSHEIRTPMNGILGMTELALDTNLTREQQEYLLAVKSSGESLLRVLNDILDFSKVEAGKLDLELIEFNLQDCVGETVKALAVRAHEKGLELAYQVGSEVPQRVVGDPVRLRQILTNLIGNAIKFTVQGEVVLTLNAASRDDGKTSLNFAIRDTGIGISPEKQASIFKPFVQGDASTTRTYGGTGLGLPISAQLIDLMGGQVAVQSAPGQGSCFQFTIAVTVAPETSKPLPAKPEILVGVMVLVVDDNSTNREILVHATRDWGMVPSAVSDSEAALQEVEATLQQGKRFRVALIDARMPGMDGFALAERLQHDPRMAGAVIMMLTSSGQRGDAERCRQLGIAAYLVKPIEIKDLMQALLSVLGQSPEVKRPLVTRHTLREDQPGLRILVAEDNPVNQTLILRVLQKQGHAPELARTGREAVSLAETGRFDLVFMDVQMPEMDGFAATAAIREREKVSGVHLPVYAMTAHAMKGDEERCLAAGMDGYISKPVNFSKVQQVLEGVRAQPPHPTRAWDKSQALSRIGGDEQLLRETAAIFLQEYPKAASDMRRALAERDAGMLGRIAHRLQGGVGCLGAGQTLSALVKLEDNLRQPDLVRMSRAVADVERELACLRQALEEFCKVPYESIGR
- a CDS encoding response regulator transcription factor, whose product is MKVLVAEDDPVVLHLLERLLAVEYEVVTARDGAEAWEALRRDDGPRLAVLDWQMPGMQGTDICRKARQLPDTPMYLLLITATRKSGADVLAGFDAGADDYITKPFDADELRARIAVGRRVLQLQQALAEHVAELQEALACVRRLEGLLPICSWCKRIRNDQNYWEQLETYLAEHSDATVTHGICPQCCEKLRAEGKWIVHQR
- a CDS encoding response regulator, producing the protein MSSTAKPEIENDALPLSRTLQVLVVEDSRVDAELMLAVLQRTGYRLSFDIVCGPHDFEKRLRAQDYDIVLSDHNLLTWTGMDALEVLRRTGKQTPFVVVTATLGDEAAVEYIKRGAADYVLKHRLERLPLVIGQTLREQAHRQQERALQEKLLCAKREWELTFDTVPDAVILVDAECRIRRANQAVTGLLGLPFSEIIGHHCYEVLAGIVRPMLGCLHEWRFTVSQPQPPTRDGRGTVLEASSTPVRNAAGTLRGCVHVVRDVTAKTEAEQAIHQSERKYWELVENATYGIFRSTPEGQFLDVNPALVAMLGYAGKQEVLALNLATDVYLQPADRAAVLQQYREEMSHSCEDLCWKKKGGGTVLVRTNGRAVRDQAGQVQYYEVIAEDMTARRTLEAELRQSQKMEAVGRLAGGVAHDFNNLLAVILGNAELLLEPSESLEKQTPRIEQIRMAAGRAAELTRRLLSFSRKQVLQETVFDLSEVVKETAKLLKRILGEDTQLVIKLGPSPQRIRTDQAQVEQTLMNLAVNARDAMPNGGSLVIETSEIKLADSDAHAHLPAASGDYVVLTLSDTGVGMNEVTKSRIFEPFFTTKESGKGTGLGLAIVYNFVQQSRGFIEVYSEVGLGTTFMLYFPKVMTAAVTAVPFAAGDLVGGTETILLAEDEDPLRELVSELLHSMGYIVISADSGAKALERAQQTSNPIDLLLTDVTMPSMSGRELVERLTALRPGIKVIYMSGYTNEVITRNDLMASDAAFVHKPFTREEIAAAIRRVLDNAAPAPVESPAGQLPGEGSISSGR